From a region of the Salvelinus fontinalis isolate EN_2023a chromosome 13, ASM2944872v1, whole genome shotgun sequence genome:
- the LOC129868166 gene encoding dapper 1-like isoform X1 has protein sequence MYGAFSFPMTAERSRNKERLEASLAGLCELELLKQRHECLVLSALSLGDSVPGLPAWGDVQPARPVPETTVCASDDFSYRRHTRSLQCTPCGLMASLEQQVGELRMDTEDNAVEASTELMDSWPRSGFYELSEVLSPLGLSDSSGFGELSSSATRAIRMDYANDRPKSAGEFFVANREGQPESGSRPTVPRSFSAPYPSLEGIAEGAGEGEDEVWAWDHSSGPGGGLGVEGEPTEEDYRQAQRVETYILSLIQRRALPPRPGKPRTAITVARQSSLCRKEPQPPPAAASNPEHHPHHHQAAGPPPSEGPPASWACHILDQEPYACIALLPDDSPLHHHHPHSHYPQPRPRQPLANTRSASLDSPCSIPPSQDPSSHEPDSPHPFHHGYPAPPPPRSPPSPDEQLVNAQYIPAQPLRAPTARASAHSHSHRGAPGGPKPSRGAYSPERGSQQQPAPQQLQQAKSKAAPKRCRFSEERERERERERERERPVGSKKPGRRACRSQSENSLNGQRGVPERKYNTVERDGGGSGSGSGRGSQSKGKRPQPGSTGYRRWRSTLELSQDEAEQPPQPPPADQGSRRTRKPRPPPPPYAYINPHPHHHPHLEYLDRELAALCRPEERYPHPGQGESESSLSEDSPASSSLSSDSDESGGLVWPQQLPPQLSSPPTATAPAGAPLQPKAFVKIKASHALKKKILRFRTGSLKVMTTV, from the exons ATGTACGGAGCGTTTTCTTTCCCAATGACAGCGGAGCGCAGTCGGAATAAGGAGCGCCTTGAGGCGAGTTTGGCCGGCCTGTGTGAGTTGGAGCTGCTGAAACAGAGGCATGAATGCCTGGTGCTCAGTGCCCTCTCCCTCGGGGACTCTGTCCCAGGACTCCCGGCATGGGGCGATGTCCAGCCGGCCCGGCCGGTTCCGGAGACAACCGTCTGTGCGTCAGACGACTTTAGTTATAGGCGCCATACG AGAAGTCTACAGTGTACTCCATGTGGTCTGATGGCATCTCTGGAGCAGCAGGTTGGGGAGCTGAGAATGGATACAGAGGATAATGCGGTGGAGGCCTCTACTGAGCTGATGGACAGTTGGCCCAGATCAG GTTTCTATGAGCTGAGTGAGGTCCTTTCTCCTCTGGGTCTCTCTGATTCATCTGGGTTTGGAGAGCTCTCCTCCAGCGCTACCCGAGCCATCCGCATGGACTATGCCAACGACCGGCCCAAATCAGCCG GGGAATTCTTCGTGGCCAATCGGGAAGGACAGCCAGAATCCGGGTCCCGCCCCACAGTCCCCCGCTCCTTCTCTGCCCCCTATCCCTCCCTGGAAGGCATCGCCGAGGGGGCCGGCGAGGGGGAAGACGAGGTCTGGGCCTGGGACCACAGCTCGGGGCCAGGAGGAGGGCTGGGTGTGGAGGGGGAGCCCACAGAGGAGGACTACCGTCAGGCCCAGCGTGTTGAGACATATATCCTGAGCCTGATCCAGCGGCGCGCCCTGCCCCCTCGGCCCGGCAAGCCCCGCACCGCCATCACCGTGGCCCGCCAGAGCAGCCTCTGCCGCAAGGAGCCCCAGCCTCCACCAGCCGCTGCCTCCAACCCTGagcaccacccccaccaccaccaagccGCTGGTCCCCCTCCCTCCGAGGGTCCCCCTGCTTCCTGGGCTTGTCACATTCTGGACCAGGAGCCGTACGCATGCATTGCCTTGCTCCCTGATGACTCCCctctccaccatcaccaccctcACTCTCACTACCCCCAACCAAGGCCCAGACAACCCTTGGCCAACACCCGCTCTGCCTCCCTGGACTCCCCCTGCAGCATACCTCCATCCCAGGACCCCAGCAGCCACGAGCCCGACTCACCCCATCCCTTCCACCACGGCTACCCGGCCCCTCCCCCGCCCCGTTCGCCTCCCTCGCCTGACGAGCAGCTGGTCAACGCCCAGTACATCCCCGCCCAACCCCTCCGGGCCCCCACCGCCAGGGCCTCCGCACACTCCCACTCCCACAGGGGGGCCCCTGGAGGACCCAAACCCAGTCGGGGCGCCTATTCTCCAGAGAGGGGTTCCCAACAGCAGCCTGCCCCACAGCAGCTGCAGCAAGCCAAGTCTAAAGCCGCCCCCAAGAGGTGTCGCTTTAgcgaggaaagggagagggaaagggagagggagagagagcgggagcggCCAGTAGGCTCCAAGAAGCCTGGAAGACGAGCCTGCAGGTCCCAGTCTGAGAACAGCCTCAATGGGCAACGGGGCGTCCCTGAACGCAAGTACAACACGgtggagagagacgggggaggatcAGGGTCGGGGAGCGGCCGCGGAAGCCAGTCCAAGGGGAAGAGGCCCCAGCCGGGCAGCACAGGCTACCGCCGCTGGCGCTCCACCCTTGAGCTCAGCCAGGATGAAGCTGAGCAGCCCCCACAGCCGCCCCCAGCTGACCAGGGCTCCAGGCGCACCCGCAAACCCCGGCCGCCTCCCCCACCTTATGCCTACATCAACCCACACCCGCATCATCACCCCCATCTGGAGTATCTGGACCGAGAGCTCGCAGCCCTGTGTCGGCCCGAGGAGCGCTACCCCCACCCGGGGCAGGGCGAGTCCGAGTCGAGCCTGAGTGAAGACTCGCCGGCCTCCAGCTCACTGTCAAGTGACTCAGACGAGAGTGGGGGTCTGGTGTGGCCCCAGCAGCTCCCCCCTCAGCTCTCCTCCCCTCCGACGGCCACCGCTCCAGCTGGGgcccccctgcagcccaaagccTTCGTCAAGATCAAGGCCTCCCACGCGCTCAAGAAGAAGATTCTGCGCTTCCGCACGGGCTCCCTCAAAGTCATGACCACCGTTTAG
- the LOC129868166 gene encoding dapper homolog 3-like isoform X2, with product MASLEQQVGELRMDTEDNAVEASTELMDSWPRSGFYELSEVLSPLGLSDSSGFGELSSSATRAIRMDYANDRPKSAGEFFVANREGQPESGSRPTVPRSFSAPYPSLEGIAEGAGEGEDEVWAWDHSSGPGGGLGVEGEPTEEDYRQAQRVETYILSLIQRRALPPRPGKPRTAITVARQSSLCRKEPQPPPAAASNPEHHPHHHQAAGPPPSEGPPASWACHILDQEPYACIALLPDDSPLHHHHPHSHYPQPRPRQPLANTRSASLDSPCSIPPSQDPSSHEPDSPHPFHHGYPAPPPPRSPPSPDEQLVNAQYIPAQPLRAPTARASAHSHSHRGAPGGPKPSRGAYSPERGSQQQPAPQQLQQAKSKAAPKRCRFSEERERERERERERERPVGSKKPGRRACRSQSENSLNGQRGVPERKYNTVERDGGGSGSGSGRGSQSKGKRPQPGSTGYRRWRSTLELSQDEAEQPPQPPPADQGSRRTRKPRPPPPPYAYINPHPHHHPHLEYLDRELAALCRPEERYPHPGQGESESSLSEDSPASSSLSSDSDESGGLVWPQQLPPQLSSPPTATAPAGAPLQPKAFVKIKASHALKKKILRFRTGSLKVMTTV from the exons ATGGCATCTCTGGAGCAGCAGGTTGGGGAGCTGAGAATGGATACAGAGGATAATGCGGTGGAGGCCTCTACTGAGCTGATGGACAGTTGGCCCAGATCAG GTTTCTATGAGCTGAGTGAGGTCCTTTCTCCTCTGGGTCTCTCTGATTCATCTGGGTTTGGAGAGCTCTCCTCCAGCGCTACCCGAGCCATCCGCATGGACTATGCCAACGACCGGCCCAAATCAGCCG GGGAATTCTTCGTGGCCAATCGGGAAGGACAGCCAGAATCCGGGTCCCGCCCCACAGTCCCCCGCTCCTTCTCTGCCCCCTATCCCTCCCTGGAAGGCATCGCCGAGGGGGCCGGCGAGGGGGAAGACGAGGTCTGGGCCTGGGACCACAGCTCGGGGCCAGGAGGAGGGCTGGGTGTGGAGGGGGAGCCCACAGAGGAGGACTACCGTCAGGCCCAGCGTGTTGAGACATATATCCTGAGCCTGATCCAGCGGCGCGCCCTGCCCCCTCGGCCCGGCAAGCCCCGCACCGCCATCACCGTGGCCCGCCAGAGCAGCCTCTGCCGCAAGGAGCCCCAGCCTCCACCAGCCGCTGCCTCCAACCCTGagcaccacccccaccaccaccaagccGCTGGTCCCCCTCCCTCCGAGGGTCCCCCTGCTTCCTGGGCTTGTCACATTCTGGACCAGGAGCCGTACGCATGCATTGCCTTGCTCCCTGATGACTCCCctctccaccatcaccaccctcACTCTCACTACCCCCAACCAAGGCCCAGACAACCCTTGGCCAACACCCGCTCTGCCTCCCTGGACTCCCCCTGCAGCATACCTCCATCCCAGGACCCCAGCAGCCACGAGCCCGACTCACCCCATCCCTTCCACCACGGCTACCCGGCCCCTCCCCCGCCCCGTTCGCCTCCCTCGCCTGACGAGCAGCTGGTCAACGCCCAGTACATCCCCGCCCAACCCCTCCGGGCCCCCACCGCCAGGGCCTCCGCACACTCCCACTCCCACAGGGGGGCCCCTGGAGGACCCAAACCCAGTCGGGGCGCCTATTCTCCAGAGAGGGGTTCCCAACAGCAGCCTGCCCCACAGCAGCTGCAGCAAGCCAAGTCTAAAGCCGCCCCCAAGAGGTGTCGCTTTAgcgaggaaagggagagggaaagggagagggagagagagcgggagcggCCAGTAGGCTCCAAGAAGCCTGGAAGACGAGCCTGCAGGTCCCAGTCTGAGAACAGCCTCAATGGGCAACGGGGCGTCCCTGAACGCAAGTACAACACGgtggagagagacgggggaggatcAGGGTCGGGGAGCGGCCGCGGAAGCCAGTCCAAGGGGAAGAGGCCCCAGCCGGGCAGCACAGGCTACCGCCGCTGGCGCTCCACCCTTGAGCTCAGCCAGGATGAAGCTGAGCAGCCCCCACAGCCGCCCCCAGCTGACCAGGGCTCCAGGCGCACCCGCAAACCCCGGCCGCCTCCCCCACCTTATGCCTACATCAACCCACACCCGCATCATCACCCCCATCTGGAGTATCTGGACCGAGAGCTCGCAGCCCTGTGTCGGCCCGAGGAGCGCTACCCCCACCCGGGGCAGGGCGAGTCCGAGTCGAGCCTGAGTGAAGACTCGCCGGCCTCCAGCTCACTGTCAAGTGACTCAGACGAGAGTGGGGGTCTGGTGTGGCCCCAGCAGCTCCCCCCTCAGCTCTCCTCCCCTCCGACGGCCACCGCTCCAGCTGGGgcccccctgcagcccaaagccTTCGTCAAGATCAAGGCCTCCCACGCGCTCAAGAAGAAGATTCTGCGCTTCCGCACGGGCTCCCTCAAAGTCATGACCACCGTTTAG